Proteins found in one Oncorhynchus mykiss isolate Arlee chromosome 17, USDA_OmykA_1.1, whole genome shotgun sequence genomic segment:
- the LOC118940445 gene encoding histone H2B, with protein MPEPAKSAPKKGSKKAVTKTAGKGGKKRRKSRKESYAIYVYKVLKQVHPDTGISSKAMGIMNSFVNDIFERIAGESSRLAHYNKRSTITSREIQTAVRLLLPGELAKHAVSEGTKAVTKYTSSK; from the coding sequence ATGCCCGAGCCAGCAAAGTCCGCGCCCAAGAAGGGCTCCAAGAAAGCCGTCACCAAGACCGCAGGGAAAGGCGGCAAGAAACGCCGAAAGTCGAGGAAGGAGAGCTACGCCATTTACGTGTACAAAGTCCTGAAGCAGGTCCACCCCGATACCGGCATCTCCTCCAAGGCCATGGGAATCATGAACTCGTTCGTGAACGACATCTTCGAGCGTATCGCCGGAGAGTCGTCTCGCCTGGCCCACTACAACAAGCGTTCCACCATCACCTCCAGGGAGATCCAGACCGCAGTGCGCCTGCTGCTCCCCGGAGAGCTGGCCAAGCACGCAGTGTCCGAGGGCACCAAGGCCGTGACCAAGTACACCAGCTCCAAGTAA